The region GGAAAGATGGTCGAGCTTGCCGTGAAGCTCGGGGCACGCCGGGTCGAGGTTGCGCATGCGCAATATTACGGCTGGGGGCTGCTCAATCGTGCCGCGCTTATGCCCTCGCGGAGCGAGGCAGAGGCAGCGATCGCCGAGGTCGAAGCCCTGCAAAAGTCGCTTGCCGGGGTCATCGTCATCGACCATGTCATCCCGGATTATCACGCACGCTATCCGAAGGCCTGCATGGGTGGCTGGGGCAAGCGCGGGCTCAACATCACACCCACGGGAAAAGCGCTGCCGTGCCACGCGGCGGAGACGATTCCAGGCCTTGAATTTTGGAATGTGCGCGATCATTCAATCGAGGACATCTGGACCTATTCGGCTGCCTTCAACGCCTTCCGCGGCGAGGATTGGATGCGCGAGCCGTGCCGCTCCTGTCCGCGCAAGACGGTCGATTATGGCGGCTGCCGCTGCCAGGCCCTCGCGCTCACGTGCGATGCCCGGGAGGCCGACCCGGTGTGTTACCTCTCGCCGCATCACGGCAAAATCGCCGCGATCACGGCGCAAAGCGAAGACGCGGCGGCCCCAATAGTCTATAGCTACAGGCGCAGCAAACTGCGCGAGCCGACGGAATAGGCTCTTTCGCTTGCGCAACAGCCACTTCCCCGGTGGAAAAGCCCGCCAATCCTTGGAAAATATGGCGGTCCCGCCTATATTCCAGGCATTGTGGCAAGGAATGCCGCAGGGCCGGGCGGCGGCTGTCCGGCAGGAGAGTTGAGCGATGGCGGACGCGGTGAAAGGCCCGGTCGACCTGCCCCAAGACTTATCTCAAGAATTCCCTCAGGATCTTCGATCGACCTCGCTCGACGACAAATATGATCTGACGAAGCGGCGAATCTTCGTGTCGGGTCCGCAGGCGATTGTCAGGCTCTTGCTCATGCAAAAGGAGCTTGACCGACGCAATCATCTCGCCACAGCGGGTTTTGTCTCCGGCTATCGCGGCTCGCCACTCGGCGGTCTCGATTTGGCTTTCTTGCGCGCCAAGCACCCGCTGGACGCGGCTTCCATCCAGTTTTTGCCGGGCCTCAACGAGGATCTGGCGGCGACCGCCATTTGGGGCGCCCAACAGGCCGAGATGCGCGGGGAAGGCAAGTACGACGGCGTCTTCTCGCTCTGGTATGGCAAGGGTCCGGGCGTCGATCGCAGCGGCGATGTCCTCCGCCACGCCAATCTCGCTGGCACCTCCAAACATGGCGGCGTGCTGGCCCTGATGGGCGATGATCACACTGCCGAATCCTCAACGACCGCGCATCAATCGGAATTCAATTTCGTCAATGTGATGATGCCCGTACTGTCTCCGGCGGGCGTGCAGGAGATTGTCGATTACGGGCTCTATGGCTTTGCGATGAGCCGTTTCACAGGTGCTTGGGTCGGCCTCAAATGCCTGAAGGATACGGTCGAATCGACCGGCTCGATCGATGTCTCGCTCGATCGCGTGCGGCCCATCGTTCCCGCCTCTTTCGTCATGCCGCAGGGCGGTCTCAACATTCGCGCGCATGACACGGTTCTCGATCAGGAAAAGCGCCTACAGAATTACAAACGCGACGCGATGGTGGCGTGGCTGCGGGCCAACCAGCTCAACAAAATCATCACCTCCGGCGGTCCCAACGCAAAAATTGGGGTGATCACGGCGGGCAAATCCTATCTCGACGTGCGCCAGGCAATGGACGATCTCGGCATCGACGAGATCGGTGCGAACAGGCTTGGTTTGCGGCTCATGAAGCTCGCCTGCACCTGGCCGGTCGAGCCCGAAGGATTGCGCGAGTTCGCGCGCGGGCTCGAATTGATTATCGTCGTCGAGGAAAAACGCTCGCTGATCGAAGTGCAGCTGCGCGAGGAGCTTTACGGCTCGCCAAGCCAGCCCATTTGCGTTGGCAAAAAGGATGAAGAGGGGAACTGGCTGTTTCCGGTCACCGGCGCTCTGGACGCCAATGACATCGCGATCGCGATCGGCCGCCGCCTGTTGCGGTTCGCTGGCGGCGATGACCTTGAGCAGCGGATACGCAAGCTGGAGCGCATGCAGGCCGCGCTCGCGAGCGCGGGTGATTTGGGTGTCCGCACCCCCTATTTCTGCTCCGGCTGCCCGCACAATACCTCGACAAAAGTGCCTGACGGCATGCGCGCCTATGCCGGGATCGGTTGCCACTACATGGTGCAGTGGATGGACCGCGCGACCGAGGGCTTCACCCAGATGGGTGGCGAAGGCGTCAACTGGATCGGCGAGGCGCCCTTCTCCAAACGGGCGCATGTTTTCCAAAATCTTGGTGATGGCACTTACGATCATTCCGGGACGCTCGCGATCCGCTTCGCGGTCGCCGCTGGCGTCAACATCACCTACAAGATCCTTTTCAATGACGCCGTGGCGATGACCGGCGGTCAGCCCCTTGAGGGCAATCTCACCGTTGACATGATCGCTCGCCAGGTCGCCGCCGAAAATGTAAAGCGTATCGTCGTTCTGTCCGATGAGCCCAAGAAATATCCGGCCGCCATCCATTGGCCAAAAGGGCTCACCATCAAGGACCGTCACGAGCTCGAGAGCGTGCAGCGCGAACTTGCCGCCATTTCAGGCGTCACTGTGCTGATCTATGATCAGACGTGCGCGGCCGAAAAGCGTCGGCGCCGCAAAAAGAAAGAGATGCCCGATCCCCCCCGGCGCGTCTTCATCAACGAGCTCGTCTGTGAAGGCTGCGGCGATTGCGGCGTCAAATCGAATTGCGTTTCGGTGCAGCCTCTCGAAACCGAATTCGGCCGCAAGCGGGTCATCGACCAATCGAGCTGCAACAAGGATTTTTCCTGCCTCGACGGGTTCTGCCCGGCCTTGGTCACGGTGCATGGCGGCAAGCTTCGAAAGGCAAAGGTCAAACACGAGCAGGACTTTCCCGAGCCTGCGCGGCCGGCTATTCCGGCAATCGGCAGCAAGCCCTATGGCATCCTCGTGACCGGAGTCGGCGGCACGGGCGTTGTCACCATCGGCGCCATATTGGGCATGGCGGCGCATCTCGAAGGAAAGGGCTGCGGCTCGATCGATATGGCAGGGCTCGCGCAGAAAGGCGGCGCGGTCTACAGCCATGTGAAGATTGGCGCGAGGCCAGAGGATATCCATGCCATAAGGGTCGCCGCCGGCGAAGCCGATCTGGTGCTCGGTTGCGACCTTGTCGTCTCCGGCACTAAGAAAGTGCTTGCCGCCGTCCGCCGGAACGAGACGGGATTTGTGGTCAACACGGCGGAAATTTTCCCAGGCGACTTCACCCACGATCCGGATTTTTCGCTCCACCCCGGACGCATCAAACGGGCGATCTTGGAGACCGCCGGGGACCGAGTGAGCTTCATCGACGCGACCGGTATCGCCACTGCCTTGCTGGGAAATTCCATCGCCGCGAATATGTTCATGCTCGGCTACGCCTGGCAGAAAGGCCTCGTGCCGCTAGACGATACCTCGATCCTGCATGCGATCGCCCTCAACGGCGAAGCCGTCGAGATGAATCAGGCGGCGTTTTTATGGGGCCGGCGGGAAGCCGCCAATTCCGCCGCGGTGGAAGCCGCCGCATCGCCGCTGCGCCGGAGCGCCGCGACGCAAGCGCCATCCCGGCCGCTCGACGAAACGATCCAAAGACGCGCCGCATTTCTCGGGGCCTATCAAAACGAAGCCTATGCCAAGCGCTATTTGGCTTTGGTGAAGCATGCCGATGAGATTGAGCGGGCGCGGGTGCCGGGCAGGCATGACCTCGCGGACGCATGCGCACGCTATTACTTCAAACTGCTCGCGATCAAGGATGAATATGAAGTCGCCCGGCTTTATAGCGACGGGTCTTTTGCAAAGCAGATCGCGGCAACATTCGAAGGCGGCCCGCGCATTGAATTCCATCTCGCGCCGCCGCTGGTTGGCCGGAAAACCGCGCAAGGAGAAGCGGTCAAATCCAGCTTTGGATCTTGGGTCATGCCGCTGTTCCGTGGTCTTGCTGCTCTAAAAGGGCTGCGTGGAACGGCTTTCGATATTTTCGGTTACACAAAAGAGCGCCGCGCCGAGCGGCAATTGATCAAAGACTATGAGGTTTTGATAGCGGAGATTTTGGCTAACCTTTGCCTGGCCAATCATGACGTCGCCGTCGCCCTCGCCGCAATTCCAGAAAAAATCCGCGGCTACGGCCATGTCAAAATGCGGCACTTGAAAGCCGCGAAGGCCGAGGAGCAAAATCTCTTGGAACAGTTTCGCGCGGGTCCTGCACCCGTGAAACTGGCGGCGGAATAGCAAGACAGTTTTCGCCGAAGATTGAAAGCGCTCTTTCCTGAGGAAGGTACTTGGAGTCGAATAGCTTCAACAACGCCTTATCGGTCTGCTTGAAACCTTCATCCGCACGTTGTTCGATGGTGCCAGGTGAAAAATCACTGCCGCCAAAGCCCAAAACCTGTTCCGGGCGGGTGATCTCGACAATGCGCGGATGCCGGACGTATTGACGTTTTGCCACCGCCTGATAGGCCGGATTATCCTTGAGTGGGTTGCCTTCGGGAAGATTTTCTAGCGCCTCCATTAGATCGGCGACCTCATTGATCCTCTCCAGCATCCTCACATCGGCACGGCTCCTGTTGTCGAAATGGAGATTGTGCGTTCGTACTCTGACCTCATGCAAGTTGGTGGGAAGGGGCACCTCGTTGGGGAATAGATTGATGACAAAAATTGTCCGGTCGGCGTCCTTGGCAGTATCGAGCCTCTCGAGCACGGCGCCAAGCGGTGTATTGTCGAACAAACCTCCGTCCCAGTAATATTTCTCACCGATCCGTGTCATCGGAAACGATGGCGGAAAGCTGCTACTTGCCATGATGTGGTCCAAGGACAGTCCGCCCTCCCGGCTGAAGAAATACTCGATCTCTCCAGCCTCGACGTCGGTCGCGCTGACCAAGAGGCCAGGCATGGCCTCCGGGTCCGCGAGGGCCTTGAGATCAATCAATTGCGAGAGGGTCTCGCGTAATGGCGCCGTGTCGTAGATGTGCGTCCACATCGGCAACGCGTAGTAATCTAGCCTCGGTGTGAAGAAGTTCGGATTTCCCAGCGCCGATGCATATGGCCGCAATGGCGGCGGCAGAAAAAGTCCGGTGACGGTGACTTTTTGCCAGAAGGCTTCCAGCGCTTCGAGCGGTTTCAAACCTTGCGCGGGACGGGCCAGAAGCACTGCGGTGATCGCACCGATTGAGACGCCGGCGATCAAATCTGGCGCGAAATCTGGATCCTTGTAGAGCCGCCGCGCGGCACCAAGCTCATAGGCGCCAAGCGCGCCGCCTCCTTGGAGGACCAATGCCGTGCTCTCTGGGTTCGGCATGAAATACTTCCATAATTACAACAACCCCTCGAAAGGTCCCCAGCCAATGGTTTTGGGCGGGCCGTCATCGGGATCATAACGAGGCTTTGACGCCTCGCCGCTGTCATCGCCCGAATAAAAATCAAACGCCGTGACGGAAAGCACACCGCCACGCTCCGACAACACAACCCTGACCGGCAACGTGAACGAGACCTCTTGCATCGCTTGCCCCGGCCGCAATGCGCCGGGCGCCTTGAGCAGCAATTCGCCCCGGCCGAGCCAAGTGTCTTCTGTTGTGTTTTTCTCGAAAGACCGGGGATCAACATCCGTCGTAAAAAAGGACACGCCCGGGACAGCGTTGGAGAGCGCAAGCCATTGCTCGCCATCCTCGACCGGAAAGGCGGTCACGGCATCGATGATTTGATCCAACACCAATGGATCTTCAGACATCCGCGCGATCCTTCTCCACTCTTACCGCTGACGGTAGCGCCACGCCAGCATCTTACTGAGCGCGTCCATATCCACATAGATCCGTTGCGTATCATAGCCAAATATATGCAGCAGCCGCCGGAACTCCGCCTTTTCCGAAGCAGGGACCTTGAAAGTCACAAAGTCGTAAGCTGGCGGCGACGGCTGCCAGGCCGATTGCGGATCGGCATGCAGGGAGAAACATCCTTGCTGCGCCGTGATCCGCGCGACGCGCGGGGAGACTTGCACGATGACTGGCGCGCCGGACGACCCAAAGAGGGGCGCTGCCTGTAAGCGCCGCACGAAAGGAACACGCAGCGCCAAAATTTGTGCGTCGGCCGAAACGCTCTCGTCTTCCGTGGCAAACCAAGCCGCAACCATGGGATTGGCCGACCAATCGAGCAACCGCGTCGGCAGCCCATGATGCTGGGCCACCGCCATCCATTCAAGCTCCGTAAATCCATCCGCATCGAGATAGCGCTTCGCCTCCCGCACGAAATCCTCGAACAGGATTTTTTCATCGGCCAGCCGGTACGCTGTCGCTGACGGCTGCCTGCCGATCGCCGGGACGAGAGTCCAGGCCGTGTCGGCGTGACCCCGGAAGAGCCAAGTACCGTCAGCCTTCACCGAAGCGAAGTCGAGGAAATCGAGCCACGTCTGAGAGACGACGGGCGAAGTTGGCCAGAATGCAAAAGGCATTGCCCCGCCCCTTCTACCGCACGATCACATTCTTGAACTGCCACGGATCCGCCGTATCGATGTCCTCCGGAAACAGAACCGCGCGGCCCTCCAGCGGGGTCCAATCCGTATAATGCCCTGTCACCGGCCCGAGGTAGGGCAGCTGGATTTCGAGGCAGCGGCGAAAGTCGAGTTCATCCGCCTCGACGATCCCGGCATTGGGATTTTCCAACGCCCAGACCATGCCGGCGAGCACGGCGGAGGTCACTTGCAGGCCCGTTGCATTCTGATACGGGGCAATCCGCCGTGTCTCCTCGATGGACAGCTGCGAACCATACCAATAGGCATTTTTGGCATGACCATAGAGCAGGACCCCGAGTTCGTCGATGCCATCGACAATCTCGTTCTCGTCCAAAATATGCGACTTTTCCTGACGCTGCCATTGGGCGCCTGCCATTTCGTCGAGCGAAAGCACCGCATCGTCGGCGGGGCGGTAGGCGTAATGGCAGGTCGGCCGGTAGACGACGTTGTCTCCCTCACGCACGGTCAGATAATCGGCGATCGAGATCGCTTCATTGTGCGTGATGAGCCAGCCGTGCTGCGCTTTGGCGGTCGGCGTCCAGGACCGCACCCGCGTGCCGGCGCCCGGCCGCATCAGATAGATCGCGCAATCGGGCCCAAAGGCATGCCGCTTTCCTTCCGGGGGGATATGTTTTTCATGGGTTCCCCAGCCGAGTTCGGCAGGCTGCAAACCTTCCGAAACGAAACCCTCGACCGACCAGGTGTTGACGAACACCCCGCGCGGCTTGGCCGCCGTCGCCCTCTGCGTATCGCATTCAGCGATATGGATGCCTTTGACTCCCACGCGCTGCGCGAGCCGCGCCCAATCCTCGCGGGACGACGGCTGCCCGGCATCGATGCCGCAATCAGCCGCGACATTCAAAAGCGCCTGCTTGACGAACCAGGACACCATGCCCGGATTGGCGCCACAGCATGAAATCGCGGTTGGACCCGTCTTGAGAGCGCGGCGAAGATCGAGGATTGCCTCGCGCAGCGCATAATTGGATCGTTCCGAGGCCGTCAGCCGCGTGTCGGTATAGAACCCAAGCCAAGGCTCGGCGACGGTATCGACATAAAGGGCGCCAACTTCGTGACAGAGCCGCATGATCGCGGCGGATGAGACATCGACCGACAGATTGACGACAAAAGCCTGGCCATCGCCCTTTGTCAGGAGCGGCTTCAAGAGATCGACAAAATCATCGCGCGTGACCGCGTTCTTGATGAAGGCGATGCCGCGCTCGTCGAGCAGATGGCGATCCTTATCCTCCGGATCGATGACGGTGAAGCGCGATTTGTCGAATTTGAAATGCCGTTCAATGAGCGGCAGCACGCCACGCCCGATCGAGCCAAAGCCGATCAAGACAATCGGACCTGTAATCGAGCCGTGCACGGGCCATTGCGACATTTTTTTCTCCAGAAAAGTCTAGGGGATGCGGGCCGCGATAAGCGGTACAAGAA is a window of Methylocapsa sp. D3K7 DNA encoding:
- the pqqE gene encoding pyrroloquinoline quinone biosynthesis protein PqqE; translation: MSAAPAKLSAPVALLAELTHRCPLACPYCSNPLTLDPRGDELATADWTRVFSEAAKLGVLHAHLSGGEPAARQDLTEIVAHCAKVGLYTNLITSGIGLTQDRVKELADAGLDHAQLSIQDSEEGSADKIAGYKGAFARKQLVAEWIAEVGLPLTVNAVIHRANVTRAGKMVELAVKLGARRVEVAHAQYYGWGLLNRAALMPSRSEAEAAIAEVEALQKSLAGVIVIDHVIPDYHARYPKACMGGWGKRGLNITPTGKALPCHAAETIPGLEFWNVRDHSIEDIWTYSAAFNAFRGEDWMREPCRSCPRKTVDYGGCRCQALALTCDAREADPVCYLSPHHGKIAAITAQSEDAAAPIVYSYRRSKLREPTE
- a CDS encoding indolepyruvate ferredoxin oxidoreductase family protein — its product is MADAVKGPVDLPQDLSQEFPQDLRSTSLDDKYDLTKRRIFVSGPQAIVRLLLMQKELDRRNHLATAGFVSGYRGSPLGGLDLAFLRAKHPLDAASIQFLPGLNEDLAATAIWGAQQAEMRGEGKYDGVFSLWYGKGPGVDRSGDVLRHANLAGTSKHGGVLALMGDDHTAESSTTAHQSEFNFVNVMMPVLSPAGVQEIVDYGLYGFAMSRFTGAWVGLKCLKDTVESTGSIDVSLDRVRPIVPASFVMPQGGLNIRAHDTVLDQEKRLQNYKRDAMVAWLRANQLNKIITSGGPNAKIGVITAGKSYLDVRQAMDDLGIDEIGANRLGLRLMKLACTWPVEPEGLREFARGLELIIVVEEKRSLIEVQLREELYGSPSQPICVGKKDEEGNWLFPVTGALDANDIAIAIGRRLLRFAGGDDLEQRIRKLERMQAALASAGDLGVRTPYFCSGCPHNTSTKVPDGMRAYAGIGCHYMVQWMDRATEGFTQMGGEGVNWIGEAPFSKRAHVFQNLGDGTYDHSGTLAIRFAVAAGVNITYKILFNDAVAMTGGQPLEGNLTVDMIARQVAAENVKRIVVLSDEPKKYPAAIHWPKGLTIKDRHELESVQRELAAISGVTVLIYDQTCAAEKRRRRKKKEMPDPPRRVFINELVCEGCGDCGVKSNCVSVQPLETEFGRKRVIDQSSCNKDFSCLDGFCPALVTVHGGKLRKAKVKHEQDFPEPARPAIPAIGSKPYGILVTGVGGTGVVTIGAILGMAAHLEGKGCGSIDMAGLAQKGGAVYSHVKIGARPEDIHAIRVAAGEADLVLGCDLVVSGTKKVLAAVRRNETGFVVNTAEIFPGDFTHDPDFSLHPGRIKRAILETAGDRVSFIDATGIATALLGNSIAANMFMLGYAWQKGLVPLDDTSILHAIALNGEAVEMNQAAFLWGRREAANSAAVEAAASPLRRSAATQAPSRPLDETIQRRAAFLGAYQNEAYAKRYLALVKHADEIERARVPGRHDLADACARYYFKLLAIKDEYEVARLYSDGSFAKQIAATFEGGPRIEFHLAPPLVGRKTAQGEAVKSSFGSWVMPLFRGLAALKGLRGTAFDIFGYTKERRAERQLIKDYEVLIAEILANLCLANHDVAVALAAIPEKIRGYGHVKMRHLKAAKAEEQNLLEQFRAGPAPVKLAAE
- a CDS encoding patatin-like phospholipase family protein, with product MPNPESTALVLQGGGALGAYELGAARRLYKDPDFAPDLIAGVSIGAITAVLLARPAQGLKPLEALEAFWQKVTVTGLFLPPPLRPYASALGNPNFFTPRLDYYALPMWTHIYDTAPLRETLSQLIDLKALADPEAMPGLLVSATDVEAGEIEYFFSREGGLSLDHIMASSSFPPSFPMTRIGEKYYWDGGLFDNTPLGAVLERLDTAKDADRTIFVINLFPNEVPLPTNLHEVRVRTHNLHFDNRSRADVRMLERINEVADLMEALENLPEGNPLKDNPAYQAVAKRQYVRHPRIVEITRPEQVLGFGGSDFSPGTIEQRADEGFKQTDKALLKLFDSKYLPQERALSIFGENCLAIPPPVSRVQDPRETVPRDFAPRPSRLSSAAF
- a CDS encoding FRG domain-containing protein, which encodes MPFAFWPTSPVVSQTWLDFLDFASVKADGTWLFRGHADTAWTLVPAIGRQPSATAYRLADEKILFEDFVREAKRYLDADGFTELEWMAVAQHHGLPTRLLDWSANPMVAAWFATEDESVSADAQILALRVPFVRRLQAAPLFGSSGAPVIVQVSPRVARITAQQGCFSLHADPQSAWQPSPPAYDFVTFKVPASEKAEFRRLLHIFGYDTQRIYVDMDALSKMLAWRYRQR
- a CDS encoding saccharopine dehydrogenase C-terminal domain-containing protein; the encoded protein is MSQWPVHGSITGPIVLIGFGSIGRGVLPLIERHFKFDKSRFTVIDPEDKDRHLLDERGIAFIKNAVTRDDFVDLLKPLLTKGDGQAFVVNLSVDVSSAAIMRLCHEVGALYVDTVAEPWLGFYTDTRLTASERSNYALREAILDLRRALKTGPTAISCCGANPGMVSWFVKQALLNVAADCGIDAGQPSSREDWARLAQRVGVKGIHIAECDTQRATAAKPRGVFVNTWSVEGFVSEGLQPAELGWGTHEKHIPPEGKRHAFGPDCAIYLMRPGAGTRVRSWTPTAKAQHGWLITHNEAISIADYLTVREGDNVVYRPTCHYAYRPADDAVLSLDEMAGAQWQRQEKSHILDENEIVDGIDELGVLLYGHAKNAYWYGSQLSIEETRRIAPYQNATGLQVTSAVLAGMVWALENPNAGIVEADELDFRRCLEIQLPYLGPVTGHYTDWTPLEGRAVLFPEDIDTADPWQFKNVIVR